In a single window of the Deltaproteobacteria bacterium genome:
- the glnD gene encoding [protein-PII] uridylyltransferase codes for MSVPEPVRPWLAELGERGAPGGESAGDVLRAVRGYVAAARAHLAEVHRSSRSGSRVNALHSDLMDRLVRRLFQIAEAEHFAAQPETEERIAVLAVGGYARREMAIHSDVDLLLLHAGAVTPYVARIAERIQLWLWDAGLTVGCATRTIADTIELARRDATVFTGVLDTRFLSGDPVFYHEFLEAIRRELLLDVEHFLARQVAAMHERHAAYGESLYLLQPNVKEGAGGLRDYHAAIWAMRAVLPTARGLEDLLHYGLLSESEMEAYRDGLDFLWRVRNELHLSARRRQDQMSFDAQEQIAAAFGYPDRGPEEPLPVELFMSDYYRGARAIRTWSEIAIEQCRARVRRAPLPAAAPVSVEDGFRLVGGHLEIPHAAHLRERPLRLLTAFAVAQDHDVPLSRTAQRLVRENLHLVDERLRRDPEASACFLRILESERRVMRSLMVMNELGLLARFLPEWEHIVCRWQHVVYHTYTVDVHSIFLVEELRRLWRGKYERALPELTELMRSCEDRPALFLGSLLHDIGKGFGGEHSARGVPRARACLERLGLAPERIERVVFLVAHHLSMSHVGQRRDLADPRMILEFAKLVGDRTNLKNLYLLTFADMRASSKSGWTEWRGALLRELYERTAEVLETGRPDEAAALATIEARVEKRRQAAREELQALGVAEAKIDGFFEEMPRRYFVSHTPRQIARHAKLRLSFSDAKQVVTAVREMRGGFSELIVCTRDVHGLYWRIAGTLTARGINILSSNVYTTRTGLALEVYRVATPAGDAAERARTWSGFEQSLERVLAGELQVEDLVQRRRRPVGLPASPSRLPPSVEVSNDESDFYTIVDVAANDRLGLLYDLTRTLAGHGLEIYVSKATTVLDQVADTFYVKDAAGRKLVDPGRVEALRRALLDAVQLDEAAHG; via the coding sequence GTGAGCGTTCCCGAGCCGGTCCGTCCCTGGCTCGCCGAGCTCGGCGAGCGGGGCGCGCCGGGCGGCGAGAGCGCCGGCGACGTGCTGCGCGCCGTCCGGGGCTACGTGGCGGCCGCCCGCGCGCACCTGGCGGAGGTCCATCGCAGCTCCCGCTCGGGCTCGCGCGTCAACGCGCTGCACTCCGACCTGATGGACCGGCTCGTGCGGCGCCTGTTCCAGATCGCGGAGGCGGAACACTTCGCCGCGCAGCCCGAGACCGAAGAGCGCATCGCGGTGCTCGCGGTCGGAGGCTACGCGCGGCGCGAGATGGCGATCCACTCGGACGTGGACCTCCTGCTCCTGCACGCGGGGGCGGTGACACCCTACGTGGCGCGCATCGCCGAGCGGATCCAGCTCTGGCTGTGGGACGCCGGGCTCACGGTGGGCTGCGCGACGCGCACGATCGCCGACACGATCGAGCTCGCGCGCCGCGATGCCACCGTCTTCACCGGTGTCCTCGACACGCGCTTCCTGTCGGGCGACCCGGTCTTCTACCACGAGTTCCTGGAGGCGATCCGGCGCGAGCTGCTCCTCGACGTCGAGCACTTCCTGGCCCGGCAGGTCGCTGCGATGCACGAGCGCCACGCCGCCTACGGCGAGTCGCTCTACCTGCTCCAGCCCAACGTCAAGGAGGGTGCCGGCGGGCTGCGCGACTACCACGCGGCCATCTGGGCGATGCGCGCCGTGCTGCCGACCGCGCGCGGGCTCGAGGACCTGCTCCACTACGGGCTGCTCAGCGAGTCCGAGATGGAGGCCTATCGCGACGGCCTCGACTTCCTGTGGCGCGTGCGCAACGAGCTGCACCTCTCGGCCCGGCGCCGCCAGGACCAGATGAGCTTCGACGCGCAGGAGCAGATCGCGGCGGCCTTCGGCTACCCCGACCGTGGGCCCGAGGAGCCGTTGCCCGTCGAGCTCTTCATGAGCGACTACTACCGCGGCGCGCGTGCGATCCGGACCTGGTCGGAGATCGCGATCGAGCAGTGCCGCGCCCGCGTGCGGCGGGCCCCGCTGCCGGCCGCTGCACCCGTGAGCGTCGAGGACGGCTTCCGGCTGGTGGGCGGTCATCTCGAGATCCCCCACGCCGCGCACCTGCGCGAGCGGCCCCTGCGCCTGCTCACTGCCTTCGCCGTGGCACAGGACCACGACGTGCCGCTCTCGCGCACCGCCCAGCGGCTGGTGCGCGAGAACCTGCACCTCGTCGACGAGCGCCTGCGCCGCGACCCGGAGGCCAGCGCGTGCTTCCTGCGCATCCTCGAGAGCGAACGGCGCGTGATGCGCTCGCTGATGGTGATGAACGAGCTCGGCCTGCTCGCGCGCTTCCTGCCCGAGTGGGAGCACATCGTCTGCCGCTGGCAGCACGTCGTCTACCACACCTACACGGTCGACGTACACTCGATCTTCCTGGTCGAGGAGCTGCGCCGTCTGTGGCGGGGCAAGTACGAGCGCGCACTGCCCGAGCTCACGGAGCTGATGCGCTCCTGCGAGGACCGGCCCGCGTTGTTCCTGGGCTCGCTGCTCCACGACATCGGCAAGGGCTTCGGCGGGGAGCACTCGGCCCGGGGCGTCCCACGCGCGCGGGCCTGCCTCGAGCGGCTCGGCCTCGCGCCCGAGCGGATCGAGCGGGTCGTGTTCCTGGTCGCCCACCACCTCTCGATGTCACACGTCGGCCAGCGGCGGGATCTCGCGGACCCGCGCATGATCCTCGAGTTCGCCAAGCTGGTGGGCGACCGCACCAACCTGAAGAACCTCTACCTGCTCACCTTTGCCGACATGCGTGCCTCCTCGAAGTCGGGCTGGACCGAGTGGCGCGGCGCGCTCCTGCGCGAGCTCTACGAGCGCACCGCCGAGGTCCTCGAGACGGGCCGGCCCGACGAGGCGGCCGCTCTCGCGACGATCGAGGCGCGGGTCGAGAAGCGCCGCCAGGCGGCGCGCGAAGAGCTCCAGGCGCTCGGCGTCGCCGAGGCGAAGATCGACGGCTTCTTCGAGGAGATGCCGCGCCGCTACTTCGTGTCGCACACGCCGCGGCAGATCGCACGCCACGCCAAGCTGCGGCTCTCGTTCTCCGACGCCAAGCAGGTGGTGACGGCGGTGCGCGAGATGCGCGGAGGCTTCTCGGAGCTGATCGTGTGCACGCGCGACGTCCACGGGCTCTACTGGCGGATCGCCGGGACGCTCACCGCGCGTGGGATCAACATCCTGTCCTCGAACGTCTACACGACGCGCACGGGGCTCGCGCTCGAGGTCTACCGGGTGGCGACGCCGGCCGGCGATGCGGCGGAGCGCGCGCGGACCTGGAGCGGCTTCGAGCAGAGCCTCGAGCGGGTGCTGGCGGGCGAGCTGCAGGTCGAGGATCTCGTGCAGCGGCGGCGGCGCCCGGTCGGACTGCCCGCGAGCCCTTCGCGGCTGCCGCCGAGCGTCGAAGTCTCGAACGACGAATCCGACTTCTACACGATCGTCGACGTCGCGGCGAACGACCGGCTCGGGCTCCTCTACGACCTGACCCGCACGCTGGCCGGACACGGACTCGAGATCTACGTCTCGAAGGCGACCACCGTGCTCGACCAGGTCGCCGACACCTTCTACGTGAAGGATGCGGCGGGCCGCAAGCTCGTGGACCCGGGGCGGGTCGAGGCGCTGCGCCGCGCGCTGCTCGACGCCGTGCAGCTCGACGAGGCCGCGCATGGCTAG
- a CDS encoding N-acetylmuramoyl-L-alanine amidase — translation MTRARTSAPSRVRRPALALAAVLLLAPAADAAPGRVLDVRHWSYAGYTRVVVELSQPASSGAASAGAPGMALRQAPADPATGAPARLYLDLPGIHVGRTREEPIRVDDGLLRRIRLGQFTVGTTRVVLDLDHWERHRLLRLTGPERVVIDVFGARQGAPAASSTARPSMELRPVERVVVDAGHGGSDPGAIGHGRLREKDVTLRLARALRRELLARGFDVVLTRDGDRTLSLLERTALAEGAEADVFVSLHANSARNRAAAGIEVYTLDENALRQTRRLAARENGVAPGEVDALQGLLTRLRVSEASDRADLLADLVHEEIVRGMGRRWPSVAAGRGRLRGPFYVLYLSDMPAILVETGFVTHKGDARRLRDPDYLDAMARRIARGIERFREQSGPLVAEHQP, via the coding sequence ATGACGCGGGCCCGCACGTCGGCCCCCTCGCGGGTCCGGAGGCCCGCGCTCGCGCTCGCCGCGGTGCTGCTGCTCGCTCCCGCCGCCGATGCGGCGCCGGGTCGCGTGCTCGACGTCCGCCACTGGTCGTACGCGGGCTACACGCGCGTCGTGGTCGAGCTCTCGCAGCCCGCGAGCAGCGGTGCGGCCTCCGCGGGTGCGCCGGGGATGGCGCTGCGCCAGGCGCCTGCCGATCCGGCCACCGGTGCCCCGGCCCGCCTCTACCTCGACCTGCCCGGGATCCACGTCGGCCGCACGCGCGAGGAGCCGATCCGGGTCGACGACGGCCTGCTGCGCCGGATCCGGCTCGGCCAGTTCACCGTCGGGACCACCCGCGTGGTGCTCGACCTCGACCACTGGGAGCGGCACCGGCTGCTCCGGCTCACCGGTCCCGAGCGGGTCGTGATCGACGTCTTCGGCGCGCGCCAGGGTGCGCCCGCCGCCAGCTCGACGGCGCGTCCCTCGATGGAGCTGCGCCCGGTCGAGCGCGTCGTCGTGGATGCCGGGCACGGCGGCAGCGACCCGGGCGCGATCGGCCACGGGCGGCTGCGCGAGAAGGACGTGACGCTGCGTCTGGCGCGCGCGCTGCGCCGGGAGCTCCTGGCGCGCGGATTCGACGTCGTCCTCACGCGCGACGGCGACCGCACGCTCTCGCTGCTCGAGCGCACGGCGCTTGCGGAAGGGGCGGAGGCGGATGTGTTCGTCTCGCTGCACGCGAACTCCGCCCGTAACCGCGCGGCCGCGGGCATCGAGGTCTACACGCTCGACGAGAACGCGCTCCGCCAGACCCGGCGGCTCGCGGCCCGCGAGAACGGGGTGGCGCCCGGCGAGGTCGACGCGCTCCAGGGCCTGCTCACCCGGCTGCGCGTCTCGGAGGCCTCGGACCGCGCCGACCTGCTCGCGGACCTGGTGCACGAGGAGATCGTGCGCGGCATGGGCCGGCGCTGGCCTTCGGTGGCGGCCGGGCGCGGCCGGCTGCGCGGGCCCTTCTACGTGCTCTACCTCTCCGACATGCCGGCGATCCTGGTCGAGACCGGCTTCGTGACCCACAAGGGCGACGCCCGCCGGCTCCGCGACCCGGACTACCTCGACGCGATGGCGCGCCGGATCGCGCGCGGGATCGAGCGCTTCCGCGAGCAGAGCGGACCGCTCGTGGCGGAGCACCAGCCGTGA
- the mutS gene encoding DNA mismatch repair protein MutS: protein MTRSALDTPMMRQYLALKARHPDALLFYRMGDFYELFLADAERAAPLLDITLTTRDKGKPDAVPMCGVPVHGVDPYLKRLAELGLRVAICEQVEDPRATGGRRLVRREVVEVVTPGLLGDPEGLDAAREVALAALALGAPGEEAGLAALEASTGEFRATATAADTTGLAPGPLVEELRRIAPRELLLAAPIEATLAASLGAALPGVVLTPVDPASFAPREAPAHPDGFDPQAADAATRAAAAVLAYLGALQPFALRHAAVLRRYALGDAMVLDAATRTHLELFTSAEDGSRRGTLVERLDATLTPMGARRLARWLGYPLLDPAAIGARQDAVAWLAERDRRRAAIRERLRPVRDLERGLAKAARPSATPRDLAALRASLAALPALAEAFAPGGDDWLPGAEGAPPPALPRPRPVEAAWRLLEDALVDEPPVLLRGSRGAGETGFVRDGYRPELDALRDAARKGREWIAGLEARERERTGVASLKVRFHPVHGYGLEVTKSNLGRVPGDYERKQTLAGAERFTTPELREMEARVLGAHERAAALERELFEEVRAELLEHGAAIRAAAEAVAALDALQSLAEVARRDGWVRPVVDGGERLEIHAGRHPVVEAMRASRTGEAFVPNDTCLDPADARILLLTGPNMSGKSTYLRQVALIALLAQVGSFVPAESARIGVVDRIFTRVGASDRLARGESTFLVEMRETAEILAQATRRSLVILDEIGRGTSTFDGLSIAWAVAEHLHDAPGLRCRTLFATHYHELVELAASRPQLRNAHFEVREWGHDVVFLRRLVPGGASRSYGIQVARLAGLPDTVIARAREVLATLEAHAADPVAAPATPRARPAPAAPQLPLFEPSEPPLRPGERSVLEELRGLVLDRTAPLDALLLLQRWRERLGGGGRG from the coding sequence ATGACGCGCAGTGCACTCGACACGCCGATGATGCGCCAGTACCTCGCGCTCAAGGCACGCCATCCGGACGCGCTGCTCTTCTACCGGATGGGCGACTTCTACGAGCTCTTCCTCGCCGACGCCGAGCGTGCGGCGCCGCTGCTCGACATCACGCTCACGACCCGCGACAAGGGCAAGCCCGATGCGGTGCCGATGTGCGGCGTGCCGGTCCACGGCGTCGACCCCTATCTGAAGCGGCTCGCCGAGCTCGGGCTGCGGGTCGCGATCTGCGAGCAGGTCGAGGATCCGCGGGCGACCGGCGGCCGGCGGCTCGTGCGGCGCGAGGTGGTCGAGGTGGTGACGCCCGGCCTGCTCGGGGACCCGGAGGGCCTCGACGCCGCGCGCGAGGTGGCGCTGGCCGCGCTCGCCCTCGGCGCACCGGGCGAGGAGGCCGGCCTCGCCGCGCTCGAGGCGTCGACCGGCGAGTTCCGGGCCACCGCCACGGCGGCAGACACCACCGGCCTGGCTCCCGGACCGCTCGTCGAGGAGCTGCGCCGGATCGCGCCACGCGAGCTGCTGCTGGCGGCGCCGATCGAAGCGACGCTCGCCGCCTCGCTCGGCGCGGCGCTCCCCGGTGTGGTCCTGACCCCGGTCGACCCCGCAAGCTTCGCCCCGCGCGAGGCGCCCGCGCACCCCGACGGCTTCGACCCCCAGGCCGCCGACGCGGCCACGCGCGCCGCCGCCGCGGTGCTGGCCTACCTCGGCGCGCTCCAGCCCTTCGCGCTGCGCCACGCCGCCGTCCTGCGCCGCTACGCGCTCGGTGACGCGATGGTGCTCGACGCCGCGACCCGCACCCACCTCGAGCTCTTCACGAGCGCCGAGGACGGCAGCCGGCGCGGCACCCTGGTCGAGCGCCTCGATGCGACGCTGACCCCGATGGGCGCGCGGCGCCTCGCCCGCTGGCTCGGCTACCCGCTGCTCGATCCGGCCGCGATCGGCGCCCGCCAGGACGCCGTCGCGTGGCTCGCCGAGCGCGACCGCCGGCGCGCCGCGATCCGCGAGCGGCTGCGCCCGGTGCGCGACCTCGAGCGCGGGCTCGCGAAGGCCGCGCGCCCGAGCGCGACGCCCCGCGATCTCGCCGCGCTGCGCGCGTCGCTGGCCGCGCTGCCGGCCCTGGCGGAGGCCTTCGCCCCGGGCGGCGACGACTGGCTTCCGGGCGCCGAGGGCGCGCCCCCGCCCGCGCTGCCCCGGCCGCGGCCGGTCGAGGCGGCCTGGCGCCTGCTCGAGGACGCGCTCGTCGACGAGCCGCCCGTCCTCCTGCGTGGCTCGCGCGGCGCCGGGGAGACCGGCTTCGTGCGCGACGGCTACCGGCCCGAACTCGATGCCCTGCGCGACGCGGCCCGCAAGGGCCGCGAGTGGATCGCCGGGCTCGAGGCGCGCGAGCGCGAGCGGACCGGCGTGGCGAGCCTGAAGGTCCGCTTCCACCCGGTCCACGGCTACGGGCTCGAGGTGACGAAGTCGAACCTGGGCCGCGTGCCCGGCGACTACGAGCGCAAGCAGACCCTGGCCGGCGCCGAGCGCTTCACCACGCCGGAGCTGCGCGAGATGGAGGCGCGCGTGCTCGGCGCGCACGAGCGCGCCGCCGCGCTCGAGCGCGAGCTGTTCGAGGAGGTGCGCGCGGAGCTGCTCGAGCACGGCGCCGCGATCCGCGCGGCCGCCGAGGCGGTGGCCGCGCTCGACGCCCTCCAGAGCCTTGCCGAGGTGGCGCGCCGCGACGGCTGGGTGCGCCCCGTGGTGGACGGCGGGGAACGGCTCGAGATCCACGCGGGCCGGCACCCGGTGGTGGAGGCCATGCGGGCGTCGCGGACGGGGGAGGCCTTCGTCCCGAACGACACCTGCCTCGACCCCGCGGACGCGCGCATCCTGCTCCTCACCGGCCCCAACATGTCGGGCAAGAGCACCTACCTGCGGCAGGTGGCGCTGATCGCGCTCCTGGCCCAGGTCGGGAGCTTCGTGCCCGCGGAGTCGGCACGGATCGGGGTGGTGGACCGCATCTTCACCCGGGTCGGAGCGTCGGACCGGCTCGCGCGGGGCGAGTCCACCTTCCTGGTCGAGATGCGCGAGACCGCGGAGATCCTCGCCCAGGCCACGCGACGGAGCCTCGTCATCCTGGACGAGATCGGACGCGGCACCAGCACCTTCGACGGCCTCTCGATCGCGTGGGCGGTCGCGGAGCACCTGCACGACGCGCCGGGGCTGCGCTGCCGGACGCTCTTCGCGACGCACTACCACGAGCTCGTCGAGCTGGCCGCCAGCCGGCCCCAGCTCCGCAACGCGCACTTCGAGGTCCGCGAGTGGGGACACGACGTGGTGTTCCTGCGGCGGCTGGTGCCGGGGGGCGCGAGCCGCTCCTACGGGATCCAGGTGGCGCGGCTCGCGGGCCTGCCCGACACCGTGATCGCGCGTGCCCGCGAGGTGCTGGCCACGCTCGAGGCGCACGCCGCGGACCCCGTCGCCGCACCCGCCACGCCGCGTGCCCGCCCCGCGCCCGCCGCCCCGCAGCTTCCGCTCTTCGAGCCCTCCGAGCCGCCGCTGCGCCCGGGCGAGCGCAGCGTCCTCGAGGAGCTGCGCGGGCTCGTCCTCGACCGTACCGCGCCGCTCGACGCGCTGCTCCTGCTCCAGCGCTGGCGCGAGCGGCTCGGCGGGGGAGGGCGCGGATGA
- a CDS encoding tetratricopeptide repeat protein, whose translation MRRALVAVLDRDLERAEGLLTGVVQQDSGELDVYLALARLFRERGEVGRAIHVHQNLLLRRDVGEAARFAALVGLADDFRAGGFLRRAISGYEEVLRERPDHPRALRALVRLLAGAHEPRRAIPLARRLARVEGREPGTAEAPLWAELAELERAQGRGDAARKALRRALRRDADCTRAWLALGEVESELGRPRKALAAWRRAVSLDRRAGPRAYPRLAATAAALGRSGDHEAWLRGLTDEQPDDLEARLALAQVLAARGAADEAEAALRAALERDPDALAPHLALGRLLLAEGRTDAAAKAHEELLGVLERRADAGILRDGFEVDAFA comes from the coding sequence GTGCGCCGGGCCCTCGTCGCGGTGCTCGACCGCGACCTCGAGCGCGCCGAGGGCCTGCTGACCGGCGTCGTGCAGCAGGACTCCGGCGAGCTCGACGTCTACCTGGCGCTCGCGCGGCTGTTCCGGGAGCGCGGCGAGGTCGGGCGCGCGATCCACGTGCACCAGAACCTGCTGCTGCGCCGGGACGTCGGCGAAGCCGCCCGCTTCGCGGCGCTGGTCGGGCTCGCCGACGACTTCCGCGCCGGCGGCTTCCTGCGCCGCGCGATCAGCGGCTACGAGGAGGTGCTGCGCGAGCGCCCGGATCATCCCCGCGCGCTGCGCGCCCTGGTGCGCCTGCTGGCCGGTGCGCACGAGCCGCGCCGCGCGATCCCGCTGGCGCGCCGGCTGGCGCGGGTCGAGGGCCGCGAGCCGGGCACCGCCGAGGCGCCGCTCTGGGCGGAGCTCGCCGAGCTCGAGCGCGCGCAGGGCCGCGGCGACGCGGCGCGCAAGGCGCTGCGCCGCGCGCTGCGCCGGGACGCGGACTGCACGAGGGCGTGGCTGGCGCTCGGCGAGGTCGAATCCGAGCTGGGCCGGCCGCGCAAGGCGCTCGCCGCCTGGCGCCGCGCGGTGTCGCTCGATCGCCGCGCGGGGCCGCGCGCGTACCCGCGCCTGGCGGCGACCGCCGCCGCGCTCGGTCGCAGCGGTGACCACGAGGCCTGGCTGCGCGGACTCACCGACGAGCAGCCCGATGACCTCGAGGCGCGCCTCGCCCTGGCGCAGGTGCTCGCGGCGCGCGGCGCCGCCGACGAGGCCGAAGCAGCCCTGCGCGCCGCGCTCGAGCGCGACCCCGACGCGCTCGCGCCGCACCTGGCGCTGGGTCGCCTGCTGCTCGCCGAAGGCCGCACCGACGCAGCCGCCAAGGCGCACGAGGAGCTGCTCGGCGTCCTCGAGCGCCGCGCCGACGCCGGCATCCTCCGCGACGGCTTCGAAGTGGACGCCTTCGCATGA
- a CDS encoding LapA family protein, translating to MRTFRRLLALVAFVAALVLGWRFAGANLAPVSVDYLFGAAEGLPIWLALLAAFAVGFALAGLAGLYQMARLGLTARRWRKVAQGLEAELHQLRNLPLAAPSDAALRGSAGAPAPGTLDPAPRGR from the coding sequence ATGCGGACGTTCCGCCGCCTGCTCGCGCTCGTGGCCTTCGTCGCCGCGCTGGTCCTCGGCTGGCGTTTCGCCGGCGCGAACCTCGCGCCCGTGAGCGTCGACTACCTGTTCGGTGCGGCCGAGGGTCTACCGATCTGGCTGGCCCTGCTGGCGGCCTTCGCCGTGGGCTTCGCCCTGGCCGGGCTGGCCGGCCTCTACCAGATGGCGCGCCTCGGGCTGACCGCCCGCCGCTGGCGCAAGGTCGCACAGGGGCTCGAGGCGGAGCTGCACCAGCTCCGCAATCTTCCCCTCGCCGCCCCCTCGGATGCCGCGCTGCGCGGCTCGGCCGGCGCGCCGGCGCCCGGCACCCTCGACCCCGCGCCCCGGGGCCGCTGA
- a CDS encoding integration host factor subunit beta gives MTKSGLIEQVAERTPHISKKDTEVVVNTIFDAMTDALRRGERIEIRGFGSFQVKVREARDGRNPKTGEMVNIPAKRTPFFKVGKELKEMVDRAPAGGGATGDSGERLRA, from the coding sequence ATGACGAAGAGCGGTCTCATCGAACAGGTCGCGGAGCGCACGCCGCACATCTCGAAGAAGGACACCGAGGTCGTGGTGAACACGATCTTCGATGCGATGACCGATGCCTTGCGCCGCGGCGAGCGCATCGAGATCCGCGGCTTCGGGAGCTTCCAGGTGAAGGTCCGCGAGGCGCGCGACGGCCGGAACCCGAAGACGGGGGAGATGGTGAACATCCCGGCCAAGCGCACGCCGTTCTTCAAGGTGGGCAAGGAGCTGAAGGAGATGGTGGACCGCGCGCCCGCCGGCGGCGGCGCCACCGGTGACTCCGGAGAGCGGCTCCGGGCCTGA
- a CDS encoding 30S ribosomal protein S1, producing the protein MTDSHSTESFAELFEKAARTIKEGEVVQGTVLGIDNEHVHVDVGFKSEGLIPLWELMADDGRVLVKPGDRVDVLIEETEDADGRIALSKEKADRLKIWDEISRAYEADEAVDGVIVARVKGGLSVDIGVKAFLPGSQVDLRPVRNLEALMGERTQFKIIKFNKRRGNIVLSRRALLEKERERQRRETLQTLEVGQIVDGVIKNITDYGAFIDLGGIDGLLHVTDMSWGRVNHPSEIFQVGDQLKVKVLKFDPETERVSLGLKQIQPDPWVDAAHKYPIGKRIQGKVVSLTDYGAFLELEPGIEGLVHVSEMSWTKRVKHPSKVVSVGDAVDAVVLDIDEGNRKISLGMKQIEPNPWSLIEEKYPVGTHVRGTVRNITNFGVFVGLEEGIDGLVHVSDVSWTEQIKHPSEKFKKGDEVEAVVLKIDKENEKFSLGIKQLQANPWDDIQRRYPLGSEVEGEVASVADFGAFVRLSEGIEGLIYTGELAAEPVAKPSDVVKEGDRVKAIVTRVDPNEQKISLSIKAIHDQHTRQALAEQAAQQSKSQRSTLGDLLAEKLGRKSEE; encoded by the coding sequence ATGACTGATTCGCATTCGACCGAGAGCTTTGCGGAGCTGTTCGAGAAGGCGGCCCGCACCATCAAGGAGGGCGAGGTCGTCCAGGGCACCGTGCTCGGCATCGACAACGAGCACGTGCACGTCGACGTCGGCTTCAAGTCCGAGGGCCTGATCCCGCTCTGGGAGCTGATGGCCGACGACGGCCGCGTGCTCGTGAAGCCGGGCGACCGGGTGGACGTGTTGATCGAGGAGACCGAGGACGCCGACGGGCGTATCGCGCTCTCCAAGGAGAAGGCGGACCGTCTCAAGATCTGGGACGAGATCAGCCGCGCCTACGAGGCCGACGAGGCCGTGGACGGCGTGATCGTGGCGCGCGTGAAGGGCGGCCTCTCGGTCGACATCGGCGTGAAGGCGTTCCTGCCCGGCTCGCAGGTGGACCTGCGCCCGGTGCGGAACCTCGAGGCGCTGATGGGCGAGCGCACCCAGTTCAAGATCATCAAGTTCAACAAGCGGCGCGGCAACATCGTGCTCTCGCGCCGGGCGCTGCTCGAGAAGGAGCGCGAGCGCCAGCGCCGGGAGACGCTGCAGACCCTCGAGGTCGGCCAGATCGTCGACGGCGTGATCAAGAACATCACGGACTACGGCGCGTTCATCGACCTCGGCGGGATCGACGGCCTGCTCCACGTGACCGACATGTCGTGGGGCCGGGTCAACCACCCGAGCGAGATCTTCCAGGTCGGCGACCAGCTGAAGGTCAAGGTTCTCAAGTTCGACCCGGAGACCGAGCGCGTGTCGCTCGGCCTGAAGCAGATCCAGCCCGACCCGTGGGTGGACGCCGCGCACAAGTACCCGATCGGCAAGCGCATCCAGGGCAAGGTCGTGTCGCTCACCGACTACGGCGCGTTCCTCGAGCTCGAGCCGGGCATCGAGGGCCTCGTGCACGTGTCGGAGATGTCGTGGACGAAGCGGGTCAAGCACCCGTCGAAGGTGGTCTCGGTGGGCGACGCCGTGGACGCCGTCGTGCTCGACATCGACGAGGGCAACCGGAAGATCTCGCTCGGCATGAAGCAGATCGAGCCGAACCCGTGGAGCTTGATCGAGGAGAAGTACCCGGTCGGCACCCACGTGCGCGGGACGGTCCGAAACATCACCAACTTCGGGGTCTTCGTCGGGCTCGAGGAGGGCATCGACGGCCTCGTGCACGTCTCGGACGTCTCGTGGACGGAGCAGATCAAGCACCCGAGCGAGAAGTTCAAGAAGGGCGACGAGGTCGAGGCGGTCGTTCTCAAGATCGACAAGGAGAACGAGAAGTTCTCGCTCGGCATCAAGCAGCTCCAGGCGAACCCCTGGGACGACATCCAGCGGCGCTACCCCCTCGGCTCCGAGGTCGAGGGCGAGGTGGCGAGCGTGGCCGACTTCGGCGCCTTCGTGCGCCTGTCGGAGGGCATCGAGGGCCTGATCTACACCGGCGAGCTGGCGGCGGAGCCGGTGGCGAAGCCCTCGGACGTCGTGAAGGAGGGCGACCGCGTCAAGGCGATCGTCACCCGCGTCGACCCGAACGAGCAGAAGATCTCCTTGTCGATCAAGGCGATCCACGACCAGCACACCCGGCAGGCGCTGGCCGAGCAGGCGGCGCAGCAGTCGAAGAGCCAGCGCTCGACGCTGGGCGACCTGCTGGCCGAGAAGCTCGGGCGCAAGAGCGAGGAGTAG
- a CDS encoding prephenate dehydrogenase, giving the protein MSAGRPGDATPAPLRFERIAVLGLGLLGGSLAWAARERALAAEVVGCGRRAEPLRRARERGLVDRTTADPVAAVAGADLVVLATPVGAMAPLLAQVAPALAPGVLVTDVGSVKALLADTLPGLLPPAARFVGSHPMAGSHEKGPDHARPDLFEGAVCVVTPVPGDAPEAVERIEALWRAVGARVVRRDPAGHDREVAWMSHLPHVLAFAYARALGEAPAGARAVAGPGFRDFTRIARSDAELWADILVANAKAVGGPLARVARELAEVARRLEAGDSDALERWITEARARLADDGREE; this is encoded by the coding sequence ATGAGCGCCGGCCGGCCCGGAGACGCGACGCCCGCACCGCTGCGCTTCGAGCGGATCGCCGTCCTGGGCCTCGGGCTGCTCGGCGGCTCGCTGGCCTGGGCAGCGCGCGAGCGGGCGCTGGCGGCGGAGGTGGTGGGCTGCGGGCGGCGCGCGGAGCCGCTCCGCCGCGCCCGCGAGCGGGGCCTCGTCGACCGCACCACCGCCGACCCGGTCGCGGCCGTGGCAGGCGCCGACCTGGTCGTGCTCGCGACGCCGGTGGGCGCGATGGCGCCCCTGCTCGCGCAGGTGGCGCCGGCCCTCGCGCCGGGGGTGCTCGTCACCGACGTCGGCAGCGTGAAGGCGCTGCTCGCGGACACCCTCCCGGGGCTGCTTCCCCCCGCCGCCCGCTTCGTCGGCTCGCACCCCATGGCCGGGAGCCACGAGAAGGGGCCCGACCACGCCCGGCCCGATCTCTTCGAGGGCGCCGTCTGCGTCGTGACCCCCGTCCCGGGCGATGCCCCGGAGGCGGTCGAGCGGATCGAGGCCCTGTGGCGGGCGGTCGGCGCCCGGGTGGTCCGCCGGGACCCGGCCGGGCACGACCGCGAGGTGGCATGGATGAGCCACCTTCCCCATGTTCTCGCCTTCGCGTACGCCCGGGCGCTCGGGGAAGCCCCGGCGGGTGCGCGTGCCGTGGCCGGGCCCGGGTTCCGAGACTTCACCCGCATCGCGCGGAGCGACGCGGAGTTGTGGGCCGACATCCTGGTTGCCAACGCGAAGGCGGTGGGCGGCCCGCTGGCCCGGGTGGCCCGCGAGCTCGCCGAGGTCGCCCGAAGGCTCGAAGCGGGCGACTCCGACGCACTCGAGCGATGGATCACGGAGGCTCGCGCGCGGCTCGCCGACGACGGCCGCGAGGAATAG